The Vibrio ishigakensis genome has a window encoding:
- a CDS encoding polysaccharide lyase family 7 protein, which produces MKTQFSSKLLVCSVIGALSSYANATNLDIVNPGFETGNWDGWQDVDPSSISGDAHQGLHSAKISGSGASFSQAISVTPQTNYTLSAYIKGSGTLFAEVGGNRTQQSSSDSGWSKVEVTFDSGSNSEVTFGGSYSSGEGRFDSFELIQNSSSGGGECSSTPISIVSATDDGTNDGHVPANTIDGSLADTSRWSSQGIGKTITYDLGSQSTVAQIDIAWYIGDTRSSYFSVDVSDDNQNWQRVISNNTSSGTTAGFESYAFSQSNARYVRIVGEGNSANNWNSILEVDLYGCSSDSGGSDPTPPPSDLDPSLPPSGNFDLLDWTLSIPVDNSGDGKADTIKENELSASYEHSSFFYTAADGGMTFKAPVDGAKTSSNTSYTRSELREMLRRGDTSHSTKGVGKNNWVFSSAPSSDRNAAGGVDGTLTAELKVDHVTTTGSSSQVGRVIVGQIHANDDEPVRIYYRKLPNNSLGSIYIAHEPNGGSDSWYEMIGSRSSSASNPSDGIALGEVFGYKIDVQGNTLIVTITRAGKPDVVQSVDMSNSGYDVGGQYMYFKAGVYNQNNTGDANDYVQATFYKVENKHTGYAH; this is translated from the coding sequence ATGAAGACCCAATTCAGTAGCAAACTGTTGGTATGTAGCGTAATCGGTGCACTCTCTTCATATGCGAATGCGACCAACCTCGACATCGTGAATCCCGGATTTGAAACCGGTAATTGGGATGGCTGGCAGGATGTAGACCCATCATCCATCTCGGGTGATGCCCATCAAGGTTTGCATTCCGCCAAGATAAGCGGCAGTGGCGCCTCTTTTAGTCAAGCTATCTCAGTTACACCTCAAACTAACTATACCCTTTCCGCATACATCAAAGGCTCCGGTACTCTGTTTGCCGAAGTGGGGGGGAACCGCACACAACAGAGCTCTAGTGACAGTGGCTGGAGTAAGGTAGAGGTTACGTTTGACTCTGGATCAAACAGTGAGGTCACTTTCGGCGGCTCCTACTCATCTGGCGAGGGGCGCTTCGACAGCTTTGAACTGATTCAAAATAGTTCTAGCGGTGGTGGCGAATGTAGCAGTACCCCTATTTCCATTGTCTCAGCAACTGATGATGGTACCAACGACGGTCATGTTCCTGCGAACACCATAGATGGGAGCCTGGCGGATACCTCTCGATGGTCGAGTCAGGGTATAGGTAAAACAATTACCTACGATCTCGGTTCTCAATCCACTGTGGCACAAATCGATATCGCTTGGTACATAGGTGACACAAGAAGTTCGTACTTCAGTGTTGATGTTTCCGATGATAACCAAAACTGGCAAAGAGTCATTTCGAATAATACCTCTAGTGGCACTACAGCAGGCTTTGAAAGTTACGCCTTTAGCCAATCAAATGCCCGCTACGTAAGAATTGTCGGCGAAGGAAACTCGGCCAACAATTGGAACAGTATCCTAGAGGTCGACCTATATGGCTGTAGCAGTGATTCGGGTGGTAGTGATCCTACCCCTCCTCCATCGGATCTCGACCCTAGCCTTCCACCATCAGGCAACTTTGATCTTTTAGATTGGACCCTCAGCATTCCTGTAGATAACAGCGGTGATGGTAAAGCAGATACCATCAAAGAAAATGAACTGTCGGCAAGCTATGAACACTCTTCTTTCTTTTACACTGCCGCCGATGGTGGGATGACCTTCAAAGCACCGGTTGACGGGGCAAAAACCTCTAGCAATACCAGCTATACGCGTTCAGAACTTCGTGAAATGCTTCGCCGAGGTGACACCTCTCATAGCACCAAAGGCGTGGGTAAAAACAACTGGGTCTTCTCTAGCGCTCCATCTTCAGATAGAAATGCCGCTGGTGGTGTTGATGGCACTCTGACTGCAGAGCTAAAGGTTGACCATGTGACCACAACTGGTAGCAGCTCTCAGGTGGGCCGCGTCATCGTTGGCCAGATCCATGCCAATGATGATGAACCTGTTCGTATCTACTATCGCAAGCTTCCAAACAACTCACTGGGCTCTATCTATATTGCTCACGAACCAAACGGTGGCTCAGATTCTTGGTATGAGATGATTGGCAGTCGCTCAAGCAGTGCTAGCAACCCATCTGACGGCATCGCCCTTGGCGAGGTGTTTGGCTACAAGATCGATGTCCAAGGCAACACACTCATCGTAACCATTACTCGAGCTGGCAAACCAGATGTGGTGCAAAGTGTAGACATGAGCAACAGTGGTTATGACGTTGGCGGACAGTACATGTACTTTAAGGCTGGTGTGTATAACCAAAACAACACTGGCGATGCCAACGACTATGTACAAGCCACTTTCTACAAGGTTGAAAACAAGCACACGGGCTATGCTCACTAA
- a CDS encoding inorganic diphosphatase, whose amino-acid sequence MKQGYLLPLVAALSFPLYAQDKVGDVINLSLSELHPTQPSIGYDQVMYKLGRYQFDIKKQFDEICEASGQKGLESFSKNSVPGVPSSFECEEEVGSIKKDMKTVVIAPNGEYYLTDGHHTFNTFTHMNGGGLNFKVNVVIDGDYRNLKTMDKFWDAMAKDGNTWQYDLNGEPITPDQLPKSLGIYNFDNDLYRSLMYFSRDVSWNKPKQPVPFLEFYWSKELRKLTDANQYDLASMEGYKAAIQDVSKHLLSIKTDSVGGSGKSTQEMGIFEGYQEKGLEKVSKTKGKLDYMLRFKTSQSGNGLAYDATQTPVTVNQVDTFTIERKRSFNDYPVISANGSINAIVEIPTGTSAKWELNKENPNQIIWEFKNDAPRIVNYLGYPGNYGTIPQTALPKELGGDGDPLDVLVLGQAVPRGDVINVRLIGVLKMMDDGEQDDKLIAVLTNDSPFSNVKSIEQLNNDFVGVSEIIKVWFESYKGRDGGMEVLGWGEAEEANSILEQAKNSYLTMK is encoded by the coding sequence ATGAAACAAGGATATCTACTGCCTCTAGTTGCAGCGCTCTCTTTCCCACTTTATGCACAAGACAAAGTGGGCGATGTCATCAACCTATCTCTATCTGAACTGCACCCTACTCAGCCCTCAATCGGTTATGACCAGGTGATGTACAAGCTAGGACGCTATCAGTTCGATATTAAAAAGCAGTTTGATGAGATCTGTGAGGCATCGGGCCAAAAAGGTCTAGAGTCATTTAGCAAGAACTCTGTACCGGGAGTACCGTCCTCTTTTGAGTGTGAAGAAGAAGTGGGCAGCATCAAGAAAGACATGAAGACTGTAGTGATTGCTCCCAACGGTGAATACTACCTAACCGATGGCCACCATACCTTCAACACCTTCACTCATATGAATGGTGGTGGCCTGAACTTTAAGGTTAACGTGGTTATCGACGGTGATTACCGCAACCTAAAAACCATGGATAAGTTCTGGGATGCAATGGCGAAAGATGGCAACACTTGGCAATACGATCTAAACGGTGAGCCAATCACACCAGACCAACTACCTAAAAGCCTAGGTATCTACAACTTCGACAATGACCTATATCGCTCTCTGATGTATTTCTCACGTGACGTCAGCTGGAACAAACCAAAGCAGCCAGTACCTTTCCTTGAATTCTATTGGTCTAAGGAACTACGCAAGCTGACCGATGCTAATCAGTATGATCTTGCGTCTATGGAAGGCTACAAAGCCGCTATCCAAGATGTGTCCAAGCACCTGCTTTCTATCAAAACCGACAGCGTAGGTGGCTCTGGTAAGTCGACTCAAGAGATGGGCATTTTCGAGGGCTATCAAGAGAAGGGACTAGAGAAGGTTTCTAAGACCAAGGGCAAGCTGGACTATATGCTTCGCTTTAAGACCTCACAGTCTGGTAATGGTCTAGCTTACGATGCCACTCAAACGCCGGTAACAGTGAACCAAGTAGATACCTTTACCATAGAGCGTAAACGTAGTTTCAATGACTACCCTGTTATTAGCGCCAACGGCTCTATCAATGCCATCGTGGAGATCCCAACCGGTACCTCTGCTAAATGGGAGCTTAATAAAGAGAACCCAAACCAGATCATCTGGGAATTTAAGAACGACGCACCACGCATCGTGAACTACCTTGGCTACCCTGGTAACTACGGCACTATCCCTCAAACCGCACTGCCAAAAGAGCTCGGTGGTGACGGCGACCCGCTTGATGTACTGGTTCTAGGTCAGGCAGTACCACGTGGTGATGTGATTAATGTGCGCCTGATTGGTGTGCTTAAAATGATGGATGATGGCGAACAAGACGATAAGTTGATTGCGGTTCTTACTAACGACTCACCCTTCTCCAACGTGAAATCAATTGAACAGCTCAACAACGACTTTGTTGGCGTAAGTGAGATCATCAAGGTTTGGTTCGAAAGCTATAAAGGCCGTGATGGCGGTATGGAAGTGCTTGGTTGGGGTGAAGCCGAAGAAGCAAACTCTATCCTAGAACAGGCTAAAAATAGCTACCTCACAATGAAGTAA
- a CDS encoding glycoside hydrolase family 19 protein: protein MNNFNPNKLTLALITTGLISTSVHSQTITAPASKGMPSAESIDTYMGNIAQARAFNVLTAQGSAYPGWEQLEVFDASKVYEVAGNIVRYTDGSRWGVFENKWWTQVDAPSFTGASDVWEFLAETDSAGNYLPEASNINTWESSFAYSGGDQVKHTISDTQYYFEARHWTKGDEPVLTITDGGSVQEWETPWKRIDEPSGEGEPPVTPDPEPPVDPEPPVDPEPPVDPEPPVVVPPVDLPADGYAFLRELTQEQWDWFFPMRSGRYNAEGGTRNQPPYASEDGSLDTFTLEAFKKAVLEYNTWAAHNGYKQFLNEGSKSQQALEFTTFWAKSARETSGSWANAPEPWIVDDQDAGIVWKGALYWVEEVGYSTNPDGTSSAINYVDHASTEYPPAEGRSYYGRGIIQLSWNYNYGAFSYWLYDNGLMRDVISERDILLKRPDFVASNGALSILSGIWFWMTPQGAKPSSHDVMLGNITHVSSSSQELGLPQRNDGQSIITAEGESYDEAVISYRLGTVINIVNGGLECNKAAAYHSGPPQRVSYYNAYAKYMNANVIGIDIPTIQEATNVWTSKINDQSPDNLKTSTCYAQKSYYGW, encoded by the coding sequence ATGAATAATTTCAATCCAAATAAACTTACTTTGGCTTTAATTACTACTGGCTTAATCTCTACGAGTGTACACTCACAAACAATCACTGCTCCAGCATCCAAAGGTATGCCCAGTGCTGAGTCTATAGATACCTATATGGGAAACATCGCTCAAGCAAGAGCCTTCAACGTGCTAACTGCGCAAGGTAGCGCTTACCCAGGTTGGGAACAATTGGAGGTATTTGACGCATCTAAAGTGTACGAGGTAGCAGGTAATATTGTCCGGTATACGGATGGCAGTCGCTGGGGTGTTTTCGAGAACAAGTGGTGGACACAAGTCGATGCGCCTAGTTTCACTGGTGCCAGTGATGTTTGGGAATTCCTTGCCGAAACAGACAGCGCTGGTAACTATCTTCCCGAGGCATCAAACATCAATACTTGGGAGTCTTCTTTTGCCTACAGTGGCGGTGATCAAGTTAAACATACTATCTCTGATACACAGTATTACTTTGAGGCTCGCCATTGGACTAAGGGTGACGAACCAGTACTAACAATCACCGATGGGGGTAGTGTTCAAGAATGGGAGACGCCATGGAAGCGTATTGATGAACCTTCTGGTGAGGGAGAACCACCAGTAACACCAGACCCAGAGCCGCCGGTAGATCCAGAACCTCCCGTTGATCCTGAGCCACCTGTCGACCCAGAGCCTCCAGTGGTTGTCCCACCGGTAGATTTACCCGCTGATGGATATGCCTTCCTGCGCGAGCTCACACAAGAGCAGTGGGATTGGTTCTTCCCTATGCGCTCTGGTCGCTACAATGCCGAAGGAGGAACTCGTAATCAACCCCCGTATGCATCAGAAGATGGCTCTCTAGATACCTTTACTCTAGAGGCGTTTAAAAAGGCAGTTCTCGAATACAATACTTGGGCAGCGCATAACGGTTACAAGCAGTTCCTGAACGAGGGCTCAAAGTCGCAACAAGCTCTCGAATTTACGACGTTTTGGGCGAAGTCGGCACGAGAAACCTCAGGTTCATGGGCAAACGCGCCTGAGCCTTGGATAGTAGATGATCAGGACGCAGGGATCGTTTGGAAAGGGGCTCTCTACTGGGTGGAAGAGGTGGGTTATTCGACTAATCCTGACGGCACTAGCTCAGCCATCAATTATGTTGACCATGCCTCCACAGAATACCCACCAGCAGAAGGTCGTTCTTACTACGGTCGAGGCATTATCCAGCTTTCCTGGAACTACAACTACGGTGCCTTTAGCTACTGGCTATATGACAATGGTCTGATGCGAGACGTTATCAGCGAACGCGATATACTGCTGAAACGACCAGACTTTGTTGCAAGCAATGGTGCTCTTTCCATCCTCTCTGGCATCTGGTTCTGGATGACGCCACAAGGTGCGAAACCATCGTCTCATGACGTCATGCTGGGGAACATCACCCATGTGTCATCCTCCAGCCAAGAACTTGGCTTACCTCAACGAAACGATGGTCAAAGCATTATTACCGCCGAGGGGGAGTCTTATGACGAAGCGGTTATCTCTTATAGGCTGGGCACGGTAATTAATATTGTTAATGGCGGCTTAGAGTGTAATAAGGCAGCGGCTTACCATTCGGGACCACCACAGCGCGTCTCTTACTACAATGCTTACGCAAAATACATGAACGCAAATGTCATTGGAATCGATATACCAACCATACAAGAAGCGACCAACGTCTGGACATCCAAGATTAACGACCAGAGTCCAGATAACCTTAAAACATCCACCTGTTATGCTCAGAAGAGCTACTACGGCTGGTAA
- a CDS encoding MFS transporter, whose translation MIFGKNRNYILLSATLFFFFVTWSFWFSLFPIWLSQHLGLDGANTGIIYSLNAIGALCLQPLYGYLQDRLGLKKHLMWFIASLLVFVGPFIIFVYGPLLQTSIVLGAAVGAVYLGAAFFAGVGAIETYVERVGRVSSFEFGRARMWGSLGWAFATFFAGTFININPNINFWLASLSAIVAAIMIMMVKFDKNADQQDVDSDPVKVTDVLALIKMPRFHAFALYIFGCACIYGVYDQQFAIYFSSQFPTVEEGNRMFGYLNSLQVFLEAGGMFLAPFFVNRVGAKNSLVIAGFIMATRIIGSGLVDGPIGISVMKLLHAVELPILLIAVFKYFSKNFDTRLASTLYLFGFQFVIQVFTSILSPLVGHSYDVIGFQHTYLILGSVVAVFATLSIFTLVSDKTPSVNPEEQPKELATA comes from the coding sequence ATGATTTTTGGTAAAAACAGGAACTACATACTGCTCAGCGCCACGCTGTTCTTTTTCTTTGTCACTTGGTCATTCTGGTTTTCACTATTCCCGATTTGGCTAAGCCAACATCTGGGTCTTGATGGCGCTAATACAGGTATTATCTACTCGCTCAATGCCATTGGTGCTCTTTGTTTGCAGCCTCTCTATGGTTACCTACAAGACAGACTCGGTTTGAAAAAACACTTGATGTGGTTCATCGCATCGCTGTTGGTATTCGTAGGTCCATTTATCATCTTCGTCTACGGTCCGCTTCTTCAAACCAGCATAGTGCTTGGTGCTGCTGTGGGTGCTGTATATCTGGGTGCAGCCTTCTTCGCCGGTGTGGGTGCAATTGAAACCTATGTCGAGCGTGTTGGTCGCGTATCTAGCTTTGAATTTGGCCGTGCACGTATGTGGGGCTCGCTGGGTTGGGCATTCGCTACCTTCTTTGCGGGCACCTTTATCAACATCAACCCGAACATTAACTTCTGGCTAGCATCTCTATCTGCAATCGTGGCTGCCATCATGATCATGATGGTTAAGTTCGATAAAAACGCAGATCAGCAAGACGTTGACTCAGACCCAGTAAAAGTGACTGACGTTCTAGCGCTTATCAAGATGCCGCGCTTCCACGCCTTTGCCCTGTACATCTTTGGCTGTGCTTGTATCTACGGCGTGTACGATCAGCAATTTGCCATCTATTTCTCTTCTCAGTTCCCAACAGTGGAAGAAGGCAACCGCATGTTCGGTTACTTGAACTCGCTTCAGGTATTCTTAGAAGCGGGCGGTATGTTCCTAGCGCCTTTCTTTGTTAACCGAGTAGGTGCAAAGAACTCACTGGTGATTGCGGGCTTTATCATGGCAACGCGCATCATCGGCTCTGGTCTAGTAGATGGCCCAATCGGCATCTCTGTAATGAAACTTCTGCACGCAGTTGAACTTCCAATCTTATTGATTGCGGTATTCAAATACTTCAGCAAGAACTTCGATACTCGCCTTGCATCGACCCTATATCTATTTGGCTTCCAGTTCGTGATTCAGGTGTTCACCAGCATCCTGTCACCATTGGTAGGTCATTCTTACGACGTGATTGGCTTCCAGCATACCTACTTGATCCTTGGCTCAGTGGTAGCAGTGTTCGCTACCCTATCCATCTTTACCCTAGTGAGCGACAAGACTCCCTCGGTAAACCCTGAAGAGCAGCCCAAAGAGCTAGCAACGGCTTAA
- a CDS encoding crotonase/enoyl-CoA hydratase family protein: MSNTSRITCTVDENQIAIVSLNRPDKLNAIDLEMFMAVNDMSRKLSKNKQIRAVIVKAEGNDFCSGLDVKSLLSDKKGAAKLLFKWLPFKPNLAQKFSLGWRDIPCPVIFAIHGRCWGGGLQLVSGGDFRIASPDANFSIMEAKWGLIPDMGGAIAFRELMRQDHTLEMAMTAKVIDCEKAKEYGLVTKIAEDPFARAYELALECINRSPDILAANKKLYHNTWWSTPGRALALETWYQIKVMMGKNQRVAVKRERNPDDKPAYINRQFK; encoded by the coding sequence ATGTCCAATACCTCTCGCATCACCTGCACTGTAGATGAAAACCAGATTGCCATTGTTTCGTTAAACCGTCCTGACAAGCTCAACGCTATAGATCTTGAGATGTTTATGGCAGTAAATGACATGAGCCGTAAGCTGAGTAAAAACAAACAGATACGTGCAGTGATAGTGAAAGCAGAGGGTAATGACTTTTGTTCAGGGCTAGATGTGAAATCGCTCCTGAGTGATAAGAAAGGCGCCGCTAAATTGCTGTTCAAGTGGCTACCATTTAAACCTAATTTAGCGCAAAAGTTTTCATTGGGTTGGCGAGATATCCCATGCCCTGTGATCTTTGCTATTCATGGGCGCTGTTGGGGCGGTGGTCTGCAATTGGTGAGTGGTGGTGATTTTCGTATCGCCTCTCCTGATGCCAATTTCTCTATTATGGAAGCCAAGTGGGGGTTGATTCCTGATATGGGAGGCGCTATTGCCTTTCGCGAGTTGATGCGTCAAGACCATACCCTTGAGATGGCGATGACGGCTAAGGTAATAGATTGTGAAAAAGCCAAAGAATATGGCCTAGTCACCAAGATTGCCGAGGACCCGTTTGCCAGAGCCTATGAACTAGCGCTGGAATGTATCAATCGTTCGCCAGACATACTCGCCGCCAACAAGAAGCTCTATCACAACACTTGGTGGTCGACGCCAGGCAGAGCATTAGCGCTTGAGACTTGGTATCAAATCAAGGTGATGATGGGTAAAAATCAAAGGGTTGCGGTCAAAAGAGAGCGCAACCCCGATGATAAGCCCGCCTATATCAATAGACAGTTTAAGTAG
- the efpL gene encoding elongation factor P-like protein EfpL, giving the protein MPKASEIKKSAAIEHNGKVYFVKEINKLTPSGRAGASLYRMRMYDVATGAKADESFKADEIINLADFSRHPSMFSYIDGNEYVFMDNEDYTPYNFNKEAIEEELQYINEETQGLYVLCVDGNPVALELPSVVELEIVETDPSIKGASASARTKPATLTTGLIIQVPEYIAGGEKVRVNTSDKSFMGRAEK; this is encoded by the coding sequence ATGCCAAAGGCAAGTGAAATTAAAAAAAGTGCCGCTATCGAGCACAATGGTAAAGTTTATTTTGTTAAAGAAATCAACAAACTAACTCCAAGTGGCCGTGCCGGTGCAAGCCTGTACCGTATGCGCATGTACGATGTAGCGACAGGTGCAAAAGCTGATGAAAGCTTCAAGGCAGATGAAATCATCAACCTAGCTGACTTCAGCCGCCACCCATCTATGTTCTCTTACATCGATGGTAACGAGTATGTATTCATGGACAATGAAGACTACACGCCTTACAACTTCAACAAAGAAGCTATTGAAGAAGAACTCCAGTACATCAACGAAGAGACACAAGGCCTTTACGTTCTGTGTGTTGATGGCAACCCAGTTGCTCTAGAACTACCTTCTGTAGTTGAGCTTGAGATTGTAGAAACTGACCCATCAATCAAGGGTGCATCTGCAAGTGCTCGTACTAAGCCAGCTACTCTAACTACTGGTCTTATCATCCAAGTTCCAGAATACATCGCTGGTGGTGAAAAGGTTCGCGTGAACACCTCTGATAAATCATTCATGGGCCGCGCAGAAAAGTAA
- a CDS encoding glycoside hydrolase family 32 protein, whose protein sequence is MNNDTQTPNQFVQNKAAEINCHHRPGFHIAAPAGWINDPNGLCFHNGIYHAFYQHHPYSSDWGPMHWGHVTSKDMVHWEHQPIALAPGEEGTCFSGSAVSVGDTLALLYTGHSWLGEEGDDDHMKQIQCLATSEDGIHFEKQGIIIPDAPKADMVHFRDPKVWNEDDIWHMVVGMKDGEQGQIAYYQSDDLKNWDYKGVMTGARPGIGFMWECPDFFPLEDKRVVICSPMGMEADGYNNLNFHQNGYMVGDLDKETCKFSFEKFVELDYGHDFYACQTFEAEDGRRIAIAWMDMWHSEMPTKERGWCGALTLPRELKLDGNGKIWQTPIRELETLRQHKFDTSNLKKVDSQILDTGIEGDLLEIKAKFSLAGNSAERFGLMLRVGDTPFERTILGYDNMAKRAFFDRTLSGEAVTGVRSIDLDTSSNSVELHIFLDRSSVEMFMNQGEQVITSRIYPSETSLGVKLFAENGSVELEELSIWSLEDIWK, encoded by the coding sequence ATGAATAACGACACTCAAACACCCAACCAGTTTGTTCAAAACAAGGCAGCAGAGATCAACTGTCACCACCGACCAGGTTTTCACATTGCCGCTCCTGCTGGCTGGATTAATGACCCGAATGGCCTGTGTTTCCACAACGGTATCTACCATGCTTTCTATCAGCACCATCCGTATTCATCTGACTGGGGACCCATGCACTGGGGCCATGTAACCTCAAAAGACATGGTGCACTGGGAGCATCAACCTATCGCCCTTGCTCCGGGCGAAGAAGGCACCTGTTTCTCTGGCTCTGCGGTTTCAGTTGGCGATACTCTCGCATTGCTTTACACCGGCCATAGCTGGCTTGGAGAAGAGGGTGATGATGACCACATGAAGCAGATCCAGTGTCTGGCGACCAGTGAAGATGGTATCCACTTTGAGAAACAAGGCATCATCATCCCTGACGCTCCGAAAGCCGATATGGTGCATTTCCGCGACCCTAAGGTATGGAATGAAGACGATATCTGGCACATGGTTGTGGGTATGAAGGATGGTGAGCAAGGCCAAATTGCCTACTACCAATCCGATGACCTTAAAAACTGGGATTACAAGGGTGTGATGACGGGAGCAAGGCCTGGTATCGGCTTCATGTGGGAGTGCCCAGACTTCTTCCCTCTTGAAGACAAGCGCGTAGTTATCTGCTCACCTATGGGGATGGAAGCGGACGGTTACAACAACCTGAACTTCCACCAAAATGGCTACATGGTTGGTGACCTAGATAAAGAAACCTGTAAATTCAGCTTCGAGAAGTTTGTTGAACTGGATTATGGTCATGACTTCTATGCCTGCCAAACCTTTGAAGCCGAAGATGGTCGACGCATTGCTATCGCTTGGATGGACATGTGGCACAGCGAAATGCCAACTAAAGAGCGAGGCTGGTGTGGTGCACTGACCCTACCACGCGAGCTAAAACTCGATGGCAATGGCAAGATCTGGCAAACCCCAATCCGTGAACTAGAAACCCTGCGTCAGCATAAATTCGACACCTCGAACCTAAAGAAAGTAGACAGCCAAATCTTGGATACGGGGATAGAGGGTGACCTTTTAGAGATCAAAGCCAAGTTCTCTCTTGCGGGCAACAGCGCAGAACGATTCGGTCTAATGCTACGCGTTGGTGATACGCCATTTGAACGCACCATTTTGGGTTACGACAACATGGCCAAGCGCGCTTTCTTCGACCGCACCCTTTCAGGCGAGGCGGTTACTGGGGTGCGTAGCATCGACCTAGATACCTCAAGTAACTCAGTAGAACTTCACATCTTCCTAGACCGCTCATCAGTGGAGATGTTCATGAATCAGGGCGAACAAGTGATCACCAGTCGCATCTATCCATCAGAAACTAGTCTAGGTGTTAAGCTGTTTGCTGAAAATGGTTCGGTGGAACTTGAAGAGCTATCCATCTGGAGTCTTGAAGATATCTGGAAGTAA
- the cspE gene encoding transcription antiterminator/RNA stability regulator CspE yields the protein MSNKTTGTVKWFNEEKGFGFLTQDNGGKDVFVHFRAIASDGFRTLAEGQKVSFIVEEGQKGLQAAEVTVL from the coding sequence ATGTCTAACAAAACTACTGGTACTGTAAAATGGTTTAACGAAGAGAAAGGCTTCGGTTTCCTAACTCAAGACAACGGCGGCAAAGACGTATTCGTTCACTTCCGTGCTATCGCTTCTGACGGTTTCCGCACTCTTGCTGAAGGCCAAAAAGTATCGTTCATCGTAGAAGAAGGTCAAAAAGGTCTTCAAGCTGCTGAAGTAACTGTACTTTAA
- a CDS encoding GNAT family N-acetyltransferase: MFEVSYQRITDDSPHFANLTSLFKSEWPEYEPEGDSTLPKPIVAIVEGQVVGGIAYTKFAEPKSDREVIWVNAVYVSEAWRHRGIAHKLIFLGRQQVKSQSKLYAYTHVPGLYESLGWLREDKNDQASDVVMSCSLE; encoded by the coding sequence ATGTTTGAGGTTAGCTACCAACGTATCACCGATGATTCTCCTCATTTTGCTAATCTGACTAGCTTGTTTAAGAGTGAATGGCCCGAATATGAGCCGGAGGGTGACAGCACTTTGCCTAAGCCTATCGTTGCCATTGTTGAGGGGCAGGTAGTTGGGGGAATTGCCTATACAAAGTTTGCTGAACCAAAGTCAGACAGAGAAGTTATCTGGGTCAATGCGGTTTACGTAAGCGAGGCTTGGCGACATAGAGGGATTGCTCACAAGCTTATCTTCCTTGGTCGACAGCAGGTTAAAAGTCAATCCAAGTTGTATGCCTATACCCATGTCCCAGGTTTGTATGAAAGTCTCGGGTGGCTCCGAGAAGACAAGAACGACCAAGCCAGCGATGTGGTGATGAGTTGTTCATTAGAGTGA